The following are encoded together in the Bos indicus isolate NIAB-ARS_2022 breed Sahiwal x Tharparkar chromosome 29, NIAB-ARS_B.indTharparkar_mat_pri_1.0, whole genome shotgun sequence genome:
- the LOC109553999 gene encoding tripartite motif-containing protein 64-like — translation MDSDTLEAFQSELTCSICMNCFLDPITIDCGHSFCRPCLSLCWEEGQSPRNCPECRGIEERPHFQTNIVLKSLASLARQARADHDHSSEEQICVTHQEAKGLFCEADQTLLCGPCSERPEHAAHSHSPIHKAAEESREKFLKRMSSLWKMREEMQLILNQEAKKTRSFKKYVTLRKVMIKFEYQRRHPLLQEEKKLHLEALKKEAKEICLQLKESVFRMTQYIERLREMYRELTEMCHKPDTELLQDVLDVICFRTYLAQMQTPQPVNPELTCWPVAGILDTLNNFRVDNVLTQTTIHHLSLDDASVMSGDDPQGMSRQLDGGESFVAWGAQAFTSGRHYWELDVTHFSNWILGVSKDILTSDTIICINYEEAFLLFSEKVNDQYSLFTNSPPLVQFVKRPLGKIGVFLDYDNGALSFYDVSRGSLIHSFLPSSISSPLKPFLCLRSPRIF, via the exons ATGGATTCAGACACACTGGAAGCCTTCCAGAGTGAACTCACCTGCTCCATCTGCATGAACTGCTTCCTAGACCCCATCACCATAGACTGTGGGCACAGTTTCTGCCGTCCCTGTCTGAGCCTTTGCTGGGAAGAAGGCCAGTCTCCAAGGAACTGCCCTGAGTGCAGGGGAATAGAAGAGAGGCCCCATTTCCAAACCAATATTGTACTCAAGAGTCTGGCCTCCCTTGCCAGACAGGCCAGAGCTGACCACGACCACAGCTCTGAGGAGCAGATCTGTGTGACACACCAGGAAGCCAAAGGCCTCTTCTGTGAGGCTGACCAGACCCTGCTCTGTGGGCCCTGCTCTGAACGCCCCGAGCACGCAGCTCACAGCCACAGTCCAATACACAAGGCTGCTGAGGAATCCCGG gaaaaatttttgaaaagaatgaGCTCTTTatggaaaatgagagaagaaatgcAACTCATTCTGAATCAGGAAGCTAAAAAAACTCGGTCATTTAAG AAATATGTGACCCTAAGGAAGGTGATGATTAAATTTGAATATCAGAGGAGGCATCCATTGCTCCAGGAGGAGAAGAAACTGCATCTGGAGGCCCTGAAGAAAGAAGCCAAGGAGATTTGTCTACAACTCAAGGAGAGTGTGTTCAGAATGACTCAGTACATAGAAAGACTGAGAGAAATGTACAGAGAGCTGACCGAGATGTGCCACAAGCCGGACACAGAGCTGCTCCAGG ATGTATTGGATGTCATTTGTTTCAGGACCTACTTGGCACAGATGCAGACGCCTCAGCCAGTGAACCCAGAGCTCACTTGTTGGCCTGTTGCTGGAATCCTAGACACTCTGAACAACTTCAGAG tGGATAATGTTCTGACTCAGACAACCATTCACCATCTGAGCCTTGATGATGCAAGTGTGATGTCAGGAGATGACCCCCAGGGTATGTCCAGACAGCTTGATGGTGGGGAGAGCTTTGTGGCCTGGGGAGCTCAGGCTTTCACCTCCGGGAGGCATTACTGGGAGCTGGATGTGACACACTTCTCCAACTGGATTCTGGGGGTCAGTAAAGATATCTTGACAAGTGATACTATTATCTGTATTAATTATGAAGAAgcatttcttctattttctgaaaaggTGAATGACCAGTATAGTCTCTTCACCAACTCCCCACCCTTAGTTCAGTTTGTAAAAAGGCCTCTGGGTAAGATTGGAGTTTTTCTGGATTATGACAATGGAGCTTTGAGCTTCTATGATGTTTCCAGAGGATCCCTCATACacagtttccttccttcctccatctcctcccctctGAAGCCTTTCCTTTGCCTTAGGTCTCCAAGAATTTTCTAA